GGTAAAAACGTGGTTTCTGCTCTCTTGATAGTGTTGTTTAACGGCTCAAATTGAGGAAGAAAAGGGGATCAAACGAGCAAATCATGGTATGCATGACAGGGACAACATGTGGGCCCAACAGTGACCTCATAAAACAACTTGCTATAATGCATGGTTTGCACATGAATCTGAATTGAGGCCGGTGACAGCTTCAATTTGAAGCTGAGACAAAGTTAGCTGAAATGCCAGACATGCATGgactttttttcttctaaagTGAAATCAAACTAGCAAGATCTTTGGCTTTTAATTATTACAGCATGTAATTGCACCACCTTTTTATCAATAGTGAATTTTTTCTCTAACATAACGAAAGATAGTGTTAAACACGCAATTTGACTACAAAGACAAACTCGTGAACCAGAAAAAGGTCTATGTTTTCCTTAAAATACTGAAGTGATTAAACATATATGTGAGTATTACGTGAGCAACCCTGACCACTCTGCGTGAGGATGTAACCGAAAGTTAAAATTGACAAGAGTTAAATGTATCCAAGATCCATAAAAGCTGGGTACACTTGTCTTCAGAAGCAATGGTAGTGGAGTAGTTTGTTTACATGGTTTCCAAGGGGATTATAATAATACATTCCAGATTCAGTGTACTTCACTAATTGCAAACTAAAATTAAGTTGATCTTCCTTCTATCCTGCCAAAAATTGTTTCCAACAACTCTCTATTCACGATCTCAACCGCtgattttatatatatgatgaaTCTCACAAACTCGAACAATGAGTGTTGAGTTTTCAAGTGTGACGATACAAGAGATGTGACTCTTTTACCATATTGAGTTTTCAAGAGTCTCTTATTGTTTTAAAATGGACATGGTACCAGAGATGGGACTCTTTTACAATGCCTTAAGCTTTTTGGGTAAAAACGTGGTTTCTGATCTCTTGATAGTGTTGTTTAATGGCTCAAATTGAGAATGAAAAGGGGatcaaaagagaaaatcatggtATGCATGATAGGGACAACATGTGGGCCCAACAGTGACCTCATAAAACAACTTGCTATAATGCATGGTTTGCACATGAATCTGAATTGAGGCCGGTGACAGCTTCAATATGAAGCTGAGACAAAGTTAGCTGGAATGCCAGACATGCATGAACTTGTTTTCTTCTAAAGTGAAATCAAGCTAGCAAAATCTGCATGGTTTTCCTCACCCTTATCCTTGAACAAAATTCCTGAGCTTTATTTATATAGCACTACCATTGATACAAGTTCTCACACAACACCAAAGATTAGTAGCTATACAAACATTTTCTGTAAGAATTTCAATGGCATATAGCAGGAGGCCTGCAAAGTTTACAAGGCCAGAATATATGGAGACCAAGTTTACAAGGCCAGGATCCATGGAGATCAAAATAATTACTCAAGTTCAGGTGGAAGCATTCAAGGTGAGGTCATGAATTGTGGGTGCAGTTTAATGGATGAAAATCTTTGTATATATCTCATTATCTTGTTCCAATGATAAAATTTTAACATTATCATAAGGAGGTTACAAACTTACATTACTACAACTTTTAATGATAAAACGGGGCCAAGGAcccttaattatattattagtgATATGTCAAAATTTCATTAGCAGGACATAAAAACTAGACACAATTTGGGGAAAAAAATTTATTCCTAGTTTCATATCTATGATTTCTTTTTAATATTaactaaattattatttttttggttttattCATGATGTGTATAAAATCTGTAGGCTGCAGCTGCTCGTGTTTTTGCTAATGAGCAAAGTCTGGAGAACAAATCCTTTGTAAGTGTCTTGATTATATAACTTTAGTTTTAGAATTCTCAATTTAAACGATCATGGTCGATgctgaatttttttaatctttgtaTCTAAAATATATGCACGCAGGGATCCTTAGTTTTGTTTGCTGGGGGTTTTGGGTTTTACCTGGAGTTGAGGTCTTAGTGGGATTCAGGGTTTAAGTGAGCTTTCAGGATATCTCATGTGGGATTTTGGTTGTTCTTCGGCGTTGTGTATAGGCTTTAGGCAGTTTTCCCTTGAGTGTCGGTGTTGATTCCTGGTCTTGATGTTTTTTGATCCCTTATGAGGAGGGTGTACATCTTGGTCAATTTCCCCATCCTTATATCTatacatttctgttttcaaaaaaaaaatctttgtaTCTCATTATCTTGTTTCAcccataaaattttaatatgtcCCGAGGCAGTACAATTAACTTACATTAATTACATCATTGTTAGTGATGTGCAGAAACTTCATTAGCAGGATAGACAGAATGAGACACAATTTGGGACATAAGTTTcatatttatgattttttttatattaattacattaattttattttatttttgcgtTTATTCATGATGTGTATAATAATCTATAGGCTTCAGCAGCTTGTGATTTTGCTAATGAGACAAAAATTCCTGAGAACACATCCTCTGTAAGTCTTTTGATAAATAGTTCAATGTAAAAGGCAATTTTTTAGAATCTTCAATTCTTAAATGATTGATGTTGGATATTTTATTGTTTAAATGGTTTTAGGAAGTGAAAACTATAGTTGGTGCTGGTGGTGCAAaggggaagaagaaaaagaaggctGTTATGGAATCTTCAAGCATTACTAATGGAATTATGTTGCTCGCAGATGCTGCTATGAAAATTCAGAAAGACgaggaagaaaaaaattaaacaaagaaCTAACTAGCTAGCTACATGTCGCAGGGAAAAAGAAGGATTTGTCTAGTGTAGTGGGAAGTTAATTTAGTTCACATC
This is a stretch of genomic DNA from Lotus japonicus ecotype B-129 chromosome 1, LjGifu_v1.2. It encodes these proteins:
- the LOC130710779 gene encoding uncharacterized protein LOC130710779; the encoded protein is MAYSRRPAKFTRPEYMETKFTRPGSMEIKIITQVQVEAFKAAAARVFANEQSLENKSFASAACDFANETKIPENTSSEVKTIVGAGGAKGKKKKKAVMESSSITNGIMLLADAAMKIQKDEEEKN